In Oncorhynchus gorbuscha isolate QuinsamMale2020 ecotype Even-year linkage group LG08, OgorEven_v1.0, whole genome shotgun sequence, one genomic interval encodes:
- the LOC124041131 gene encoding acyl-CoA desaturase-like encodes MTETTNPSKQQNGDAVMLETSTRDDVFDDSYKAKEGPKPPMRLVWRNIILMFLLHVGALYGLMLVPSASVLTLAWTALCFLLSALGITAGAHRLWSHKSYKASTPLRVFLALANSMAFQNDIYEWARDHRVHHKYSETDADPHNAVRGFFFAHIGWLLVRKHPDVIEKGKKLELTDLKADKVVMLQRKYYKLSVVLLCFLVPMWVPWFLWDESLWVGYFIPCLMRYALVLNATWLVNSAAHMWGNRPYDRNINPSENRFVAFSAIGEGFHNYHHTFPFDYATSEFGVKLNITTAFIDLMCFLGLAKDCKRVSRDLISTRAQRTGDGSHKTG; translated from the exons ATGACAGAGACGACAAACCCCAGCAAGCAACAAAACGGAGATGCCGTGATGCTAGAAACGTCGACGAGGGATGATGTTTTTGATGATAGTTATAAAGCAAAAGAGGGCCCTAAACCACCGATGAGACTGGTGTGGAGAAACATCATATTAATGTTTTTATTACATGTTGGAGCGCTCTATGGACTGATGCTCGTGCCCTCCGCGTCGGTCCTGACTCTGGCTTGGA CTGCTTTGTGCTTCTTGCTCAGTGCCCTGGGTATAACTGCAGGGGCCCACCGCCTCTGGAGTCACAAGTCCTACAAGGCCTCCACCCCTCTCCGAGTCTTTCTGGCCCTCGCTAACTCCATGGCCTTTCAG AACGACATCTACGAGTGGGCGAGGGACCACCGGGTTCACCACAAGTACTCTGAGACAGACGCCGACCCCCACAATGCAGTGCGGGGATTTTTCTTCGCTCACATTGGCTGGCTGCTCGTACGCAAGCACCCCGACGTCATCGAGAAGGGCAAGAAGCTGGAGCTGACGGACCTGAAGGCAGATAAAGTCGTCATGCTCCAGAGAAA GTACTACAAGCTGTCTGTGGTCCTGCTGTGTTTCCTGGTGCCCATGTGGGTGCCTTGGTTCCTGTGGGATGAGTCCCTGTGGGTGGGCTACTTCATCCCGTGCCTCATGAGGTACGCTCTGGTGCTGAATGCTACCTGGCTGGTCAACTCTGCCGCTCACATGTGGGGCAACCGACCCTACGACCGCAACATCAACCCCAGTGAGAACCGTTTTGTGGCCTTCAGCGCCATCG GTGAGGGCTTCCACAACTACCACCACACCTTTCCCTTTGACTACGCCACCAGTGAGTTCGGCGTGAAGTTGAACATCACCACCGCCTTCATAGACCTCATGTGCTTCCTGGGCTTGGCCAAGGACTGCAAGAGGGTGTCCCGCGACCTCATCTCGACCCGCGCCCAGAGAACCGGTGACGGCAGCCACAAGACTGGCTGA